The window CGACAAGCCAGAGCCGAGCCGTTCTCGAGCAGGCGGCGGCGTTGTGCCGCGAAGCGCTTCCGCTGCGGCCTCGTGAGTCAGATCCGTTGGGGTGGTCGTACACCGCAGCGAACCTGGCGCTCATCCTGCAGCGTCTGGCAGAGGACCAGCCCGCGGACCATCATTCCGCGCTCCGCGAGGCGATAGGTCTGCTCCGTGGCGTGTGCGGCACCTTCACCGCGTGCGGCGACCACCAGGCGGCGACGCAGTCCACCCTCGACTTCGCCCAGGCCCTCCTGGAGCTCGCTCAACGGATCCACACCGCGGGCAGGGAACAGTCGGCGATCTTGGCCGTCGAGCGCTCCGGCGTCGTGATCCCGGTGAGCGAGGCGGACCTGGATCTCCGCTTCCTTCATCTGGCGGTGAAGAACCCGGCGAGGTACGGCATCGAGTCGATCGCCCCCGAGCTTCAGCGGATCATCGCGGCAGCACCGGAGGGGGAAGCAGCCGAACTCCTTGCCGAAGCGTCCGCGGTGGCGCAAGACGGCGTGCGGCAGGCCGAGGAGTTCGGCGATACGGAGTTTCGGGGCCGATTCGCCGAACTCGCGGCCCAGATCGACGAACTGCGTCTCGGCAGGACGGAGCAACTGATCGAGAGCTTTCGGCGGGCGCGATCTCTCATCGACCCGGACGTCACCCCGGCCGCCGCCCGCCGCATGGCCGCAGAGCTCGGCGCGCTGCTCTGCGATCACCGACGCTGGGCGGAGGCGCGCGACGCCTATGCCGACTGTCTTTCCTTACAGCAGATCGAGCTGCGCGGTGTCACCGGACGTGACGCGCGCCTGCAGGTGGTGGAGTCGTTCCCGATGGCGGCCAGAGCGGCCGCCTATGCCGCGGAGCGGACCGGCGATCTCGCGGATGCGTTGACGACGCTCGAACGGACTCGCTTGCAGGCGTTCGAGGCGATGGTCGGGGAGAGCGGACCCGGCCGCGTCGGCCTGCTCCGGTGGGACTCACCGACCATGGCCGACATCGGCCGCGCGGCGACGCTCGACCGGCCGCTTCTCTACGCGTGGAACACACCCGCCGGTGGCGCGATGGTGCTGGTCAGCAAGGACACCACCGGCGCGGTCGTGACGCGATCCTTTCCCGCGGCGGCCTCATCTTCGGACTTCGTCGCCATGATCTACCGCCTCGACGACCAGTCTCAGGGCCTGATGACCGCGCAAGCCGGCGGCGCCGACCTCACGGGTCCGATCGCCGAGATCGCGGACGCGCTGGGTGAGCTGATGCAGCCGATCGTGGATGCGGTCGTGGCGGACGGCCACGACCAACTGGCCATCGTGCCCTGCGGTCCGCTGGCCGTCACGCCGTGGGCCGCCGCCGTCATCACCGACCCGGTCTCCGGCCGCCGCTGCCCGGTGGTCGATGTGCTCACCCTCACCACCGCGCCATCGGCCGCAGCCCTGCTGCTCAGCCGTCGGCGGGTCGGGAACTCCCGACGGAAGCCGACCGACGGCGCCGTGGTGGTGCTCGCCGACCCCGAACGCCCGGGTCTGTCTCCGCTGCGTGGCGCCCGGCTCGAGGCCGACACCATCGCCCGGGAACTGCCCGGCCGAACGGTTCTGCTCAAGGGCACAGCCGCCACCGTCTCGGCGCTGACCGGTTATATCGAGGACTGCTGGATCCTCCACCTGGCCTGCCACGGCTCCAACAGGCTGGACGAGTCGGAGAACATGCGGTTGTTCCTCAGCGACGGCGACCTGACCCTCGACGCCATCACGGAGCTGCCGCGACTCGACACCCGACTGGTCGTGCTCAGCGCCTGCCAGACCGGTCACGCGGACATCACCAGACTCCCCGACAGCATGGTCGGTCTGCCGGTCGCCTTCCTCGCGGCGGGTTCGGCTGCGGTGGTCAGCTCGCTGTGGCCGGTGGACGACCTGGCCACCGCCCTGCTCATCGGGCGGATGTACCAGGAGCTGGCCGACATGGTCCGCATCGGCGGCACCGACGACGTGCCGCTCGCGCTGCGGCGGGCGCAGCGGTGGCTGCGCGATCTCACGGCGGACGAGGTGCCGGACCGGCTGCGATTGGCGCGGGACCTTTGTGTGGTTCCGGAGACGTCGTACGGCGACGACAGACCGTTCCGGGAGCCGTACTACTGGGCCGGTTTCAGCGTGACGGGGTGGTGAGCGATCGACCGATCTGACTATCTTGATCAAAATCAAAGATCCACGGGGGTACGGACGATGACGTCACAGAATCGACGAGGGCTGATCACTGGAACGCTGGCCGGTGCCGGCCTGGCCGCCGGGGGCATGATCTTCGGTCAGCCGACGGCCGCGCTGGCGGCGTCGGAGGGACTCGTCGTGATCACGCCGAGCGGCGACCCGACAGGTGTGACCGACCACGCGGCGATCCAGGACGCCCTGTCCGAGGTGAACCGGCAGGTACTGCTCAGCGCCGGCGAGTTCCGCATCAACCAGCCGATCGTGGTGCGGTCCAACCAGCGGCTGATCGGCGCGGGCGCGCAGGCCACCAAGATCATCCAGGTGGGCACCGGCCACGGCATCACCTCGGTGAGCAGCTCGGCGATCAACTATGTGACCATCGCGGGTCTGAGTCTCATCGGGCAGTACGTGCCGACCGATACGCCGCCGGCCGACGGCCCGTCCGGCATCCACCTGGCACCCGGGCCGGCCGAAGGCCCGTCGAACATCACCATCGAGGACTGCGTGGTCAAGAACTGGGGCGACTGCGGCGTGCACCTCACCGCGGTGATCGCGTCGCGGATCACCCGGGTGCAGTCGGTGAAGAACGGCGGCAACGGCTTCTACGTCACGAAGACCGCGACCGCGGCCGCCACCTCACTCTCCTTCGAGGCCTGTTACGTGCTCGGCAACCGGAAGAACGGCTACGAGCTCGACTATGTCAGCTATTCGACGTTGAACGCCTGTGCCGTCGACGGTGGCCTACGTGGCTACGCGCTGTACAACTGCTCGGCCGTCACACTCACCAGTTGTGGCGCCGAGGTCTTCACCGACGTGGGCTTCCTACTGCGCAACAGCAGGGGATGCAGCCTGTTCAGCCCCTACACGTTCAAGGGTGCGAAGACCGGCATCCACATCGGCGCCTCCACCGTCAACGTGACGATCGGCGGCGCCGTCCAGTCGGATCCGGCCTCGGCGACCGTACCGGCGCTGACGAATTTCATCGTGTCCGAGGCGGGTAGCTCGGCCGTCCTCTGGGGCGTCACGCGGACCAGCCCGAACGCTCTCGCCGGCAAGACGACGAACCTCGACGGGACGGCCTGACGAAGCGGATCGGAGCCGGCACGGACCTCGTCAGCCCTGCGCGGCGTGGGAGACGGGCTCCCAGTCGGCCCAGGTTTGCAAACGCTGGGCGTACAGATGCTTGACGATCTGGGTGGGCTGGGAGCCGAAGAGCACGCGCAGCGGCGGGTTCTCGGCGTCGACGATCTGGAGCAGGGCGGGCCCGGCGGCGGTCGGGTCGCCGTAGGAGGCGCCGCCGGCGCGGGCCGCCATGGCGTCACGGATCGGCTGGTAGGCCGGGTCGGGGGTGGCGTGCACGGCCGACGACCCGGCCCAGTCGGTGGCGAAGCCACCCGGTTCGACCAGGGTGACCTTGATGCCGAGCCCGGCGACCTCCTGCGACAGCGATTCGGTGAGGCCTTCGAGGGCCCATTTGGAGGCGTGGTAGCCGCCGAGTGAGGGGAACGCGCCGATGCCGCCGATGGTGGAGATCTGAATGATGTGGCCGCTGCCCTGTCCGCGCAGGATGGGCAGGACCGCCTGGGTGACGAAGAAGGCGCCGAACAGGTTGGTCTCGATCTGGTCGCGCAGTTGCTGCTCGGTGATCTCCTCCACCATGCCGAACAGGCCGTAACCGGCGTTGTTCACCACGACGTCGAGGCGGCCGAACCTCTCGTGCGCCGCGGTGACCGCGGTGGCCACCGCGTCCTTGTCGGTGACGTCGAGGGCCAGCGGAAGGATCGCGTCGCCGTATCGGGCGACCAGGTCCGCCAGGGAACCGGTGTCACGCGCGGTTGCGGCGACCTTGTCACCGCGCCCGAGGGCGGCCTCGGTGAAGTTGCGGCCGAAGCCGCGGGAGGTGCCGGTGATGAACCAGATCTTGCTCATGGGAATCCCTCCAGACGGGCACGCCGGGACGCTCTCGACCGGCGCGGCACAGCCACCATACACGATTTCTAGACTGCGTCTAATTATGTACGGCGTCTAGTGCAGGATATGATCCACCCGGAGGCGGTGTCATGAATCTGCGGGAGCGCAAGAAACTCGAGGCCTGGCGGGCCATCCGAGCCGCCGCCCTGAAACTGTTCGCCGAGCGCGGCTACGACGCCGTCAACGTCGAGCAGATCGCCGCCGCGGCCAACGTCTCCCGGGCGACGTACTTCAACTACTTCGCCAGCAAGGAAGCCGTCGTCTTCGACCAGGACCCCCAGGAACGCGAAACCCTGCGCGCGATGATGGACGCACGGCCGACCGGCGAATCACTGTGGGAGTCACTGTCCGCGATCATGATCGGCTTGAACGAGCGTCTCGCCGACCGGATGCCCCTGCAGCGCCGACTCAAGACGCAGTCACCCGCCCTGGCCCAGTCGACCCAGGACTTCGGCGAACAGTTCCGGGCCGATCTCACCGACTGGGCCCGCAACCGCGCCGGCGACAGCCTGACGACGACCCTCCAGCTCAACCTGCTGTCCGCGGCGACCGCCACCGCCTACCAGACCTGGAAACCGGACGAACCCTTCGAGGAGTACCTCCATCGCCTACGTGAGTGCCTGCGCCAAGCCGGTGCGGGCGTCTCCGCGTTGTAGGGTCCCGGCTCCGGGATGTTCGGCCACGCCGTCAAACCGTTAAGCGTCAGGTCGGCCCCTCTGGCGGATCGCCACGGAACAGCACATGGAAGTGCAGGTGCTTGGAGTCCTGGTAGGCGCCCTCGTTGGTCATCACACATGCCGCGCCGTGCTCCTGGCGGACCCGCTCGGCGACCTGCCGGACCACCCGCAGCACCTCCAGAAGAAGGTCCTCGCCGCCCTCACCCAGCCGGATCAGCGACGGCGTGTGCTGCTTGGGCACCACCACGATGTGAACCGGCCAACTGGGCCTGGTGTGCTCGAACGCCAGCACCGTTTCCGTCTCCGCCACGACCGTTATCGGTGTCCTGCCCGACAACGCCTGATCGCAGTAGAAGTCCGACACTCTCTCGGCCGGTTCGGCAGTCACCGATGCTCCCTCCGTCGAGCGAGATCAAAGGGCACGCCGCTACACCGGAACCGAACCGGCCGTCATCGGTGCGGGCATCAGCGCCCATACCGTCTTCCCGTCGGGACGGTGGCGTGTCCCCCAGTTCAGCGCCATGGCGTCGATGAGCAGGAGGCCACGGCCGCCGGCCTGGCGCGCGTCGGGGCGCCGAAGCCGCGGCGGCGTCGACGTGGTGTCCGTGACCTCGATCAGGATCCCGTCGTCGGTGCCGGACAGGGTGAGCTCGCCACCGCCGCCGGTGTGCTGGCCGACATTCTGCGTCAACTCGCTCACGGTGATCAGCACGTCATCCACCCACGCGTCATCGCCGTCCGCGCCGAGGTGCTCGATCAGCGCTGCTTGCACCATGCGGCGTAGCGGCGCCGCCGGGTCGTCGTGCCCGAAAGCTCTTCGAAAGATGAACACCATCGGGTCCCCCGCTCGAGTCATGGCTGCCTGTATAGACGGTAACGAGCGAACGCCCGTCAGAAAGACGCTGATCGACCACTTCGTGCCTCCCGCCGGGAAGACATCGGCGGGCATCAAGATCCTTCGCGGTCTTCGGTGACCCGCTCGGGCCCCCTCGGGTATCACCAGGACGTGCGGGGCGCCTTGTCGATCAGGACGTGCCAGATGCCGGGCGCCTTTCGCGAGGTGGGCCAACGCTTCGCCGGCGTGCCGAGTAACGGTGCCTCGCTACCGGACGGCCGGCGCGAGCGATCGAGCGAGTCTCACGGTTTCGGAAGTCGGTTCGGTGTCGAGGTCGATCAGGACGGTGGTGAGGGCCTGCAGCAGGGCACGGACCCCGTCGTGGTCGCCGAGGGCGTGGCGGGCACGCATGGCCGTACGGTAGAGGTCCTCGTTGTAGGGGTCGAGGGTGATGGCCTTGTCGAGGATCTCGGCGGCGGCCTGCGGCTCGTCCGGGAGCAGGGCCTCGGCCAGCAGCAGGTGGGCCTCGACGCCCCAACGGTGGGCGTGTCGGCGTTGGTCGTCGATCCATTCGTAGTCGTGGCCGTCGGCCAACGGCGCGACGTAAAGGTCACAGGCCTGCCGCAGCAGGTCCAGGCGTTCCGGTGCGGTCGTTCGGCGGGCCTTGTTGAGCAGGTCACGCAGTTGCCACAGGTCGACCTGGACGGTGGCCGGATCGAGGCGATAACGGTCGGTGGTGCCGCGTTTGAGCAGGTAGCCGCCGCGCAGCGGGCCACCGGCACGGGCCAGCACGTGACGCAGGTTGGAGGCGTTGGTGTGCAACCGTTGTCTGGCCTGGCGCTGGCGGGCGTCGCCGTGCAGGTGTTCGACGAGGGTGTCGCTGTCGGCGCCGTTGGGAAAACACGCAAGGTAGACGGCGAGTTCGGCGGCCTTGGCGCGCAGCGGCCGACCCGGGTGGACGATCCCGTCGATGCGCGGGACGCCCAAGACCCGGACCTGCACCGACGTGGCCGAGGCGGGCGCCGGGGTCTCGGGGATGACCGACACGGTGGCCGGTGTCGGGCTGATGCCGGCCAGGATGCCGAGGGCATCGTCACGGCCGATGACGTCCACCCGGCCGGGCAGGGCCCGTTCGTCGCTGTCGGAGGTGCGGCCGTCGGCGGTGACGGTGTGGGTGGTGCCGTGTGGCCAGCCGCCGAGCAGGACGGCGGTGATGTCCAGGCCGTGGGCGAGGCTGAGGGTGATACGGGCGTGTTCGCCGGTGGCGTCGGCGGCGCGGGCGACCACCAGGATCGGCGGCAGGGCCTGCTGACCTTGCCGTTCGGCCAGAACACGACTGCGGTGCAGCAGTTGCCCGTCGACGGCGGCGAGGGTGTCCGGGAAGTCGCGCGTGACAGACAACCGCGACCAGCCGGCCTCATCCGGGCCGAGCAGGTCGCCGCACACGTCGCGGTCGATGATCACGTCGGCGGGCTGGTCGGCGGTCAGGGCAGCGAGGATCAGGCCACGGACCGCACCGTCGGCGCCGGGGCCTTCGACCCCGACGGGATGCAACGGCAGCGATGGTACGGCCGCAGCCGGCACCGGGTTGCCGCTGACGTGGCGGCGGATCGTGTCGATCGGTTCCGGCACCGTCGGCGCGGGCAGGACGACGACCTCACCGGGTTGCGGGCGCCCGCGTCGACGGCGTGCCCAGATCAGCGCGGCGGCACCGGCGATCGCGGTCGCCGATCCCCAGGTCAGCAGGGTGCCGCTCGGCAGCCGGATGCCGTCCTCGCTGCTGGAAGCCGCGTCCGGAACAGGCGGATCCTCTCGATCGGGTCCCGGTGTCGTCGCGGTCGGCACCGTCGTCGCCGGTGAGGCGGTCGGCGTGGCGGCGTCTCGGGTGGGCGCGGTCGGCGGCTCGGCCGAGGTCTCCGGTGCCGTGGGACGCGTGGTGGGTGGCCGTGGCGGCGGTGTGGTGCGGGTACCGGCCGGTGGACGGGCGTCGGCGGGTAGACGCAGGTGCCAGCCGGGTTGGATCAGGTCGCAGTCGGTCAGGCGGGCGCCACCGGTCTGGTGGCGGTGGCGGTTGAGACGGCAGATCTCCGGCCAGCGGTCGGCGTCACCCAGCCAGCGACGAGCGATCCTCGACAGTGAATCGCCGCGCCTCACCTCGTACTCGAAGCGGGTCTGACCGACCATGACAGTGACCGTGCCGCGCGGCAGAATGCTGTCGCCGGATGTGGCCGCGGCCGTGGCGGGGCTCGGGGCCGGACCGCCGCCGGTCGGGGTGGTGGCGACGGCGACGACCGCGGTTCCGGCCAGCCCGAACAGCATCCGGTGCAACGGTGCCGGCAACCGCCATCGCGGCAGCCGCCATCCGGCGACGACGGTCAGGACACTGCCCGCCAGCAGCAGCATCATGATCGTCCAGATCAGCCACAACAGGACCGCGACCGCGCCGACGATCAGCCGGGTGCCGTCCGGGCGCCGACCGTCGGTGACGAATGCGGTGATCTGCGCCCACGACGGCAGCAGGCCGGCCGGTGGGCCGAAGACCAGGGTGAGCAGCAGCGGCGGCACGATCGCGAGGGCCAGGACACCCGGCAGTGCCCGCAACACCCGGCCCGTACGCCGACGGCTGTCGTCCGGTGGTGGGGGTGCCGGCCAGACGGTCGGTTGCCGGGTGAGCTCCGCGGTCTTGCGGCGCACGTCGTCGCTCATCGCCTGCCCTGGGGTCCGTGATCGAACCCTGATCTCTACCGGCCGCGCCCGATCATCGGCCACCGTATTCGCGATGGTCTATCACCATACGAAGAAGAACGTTTCAGGCCGACCTGTGTGATGTCGTTTTGCGACACTGCCCGGCATGCCCGCAACGGATCTTCACCTGGCCGTCGACATCGCACCCTGGTGGATCACCGCGGTCTACGAACACGACGGCACCGTCCATCCGGTCTACTTCGCGGGTCACGCCCGCCTGCCCAGCGGCGTAATCCCCGACCCGGCCACCGGCACGCTGCTCACCGGCACGACCGCGCTCACCGCCGGGCTCCGCGACGCCGACGACTACCGGCCCGACCCGATGGCCTCGGTCCACGACGGCACCGACACCACCGCCGTGGCCGCCGTCCTCGCCCACGTCGCCACCCACGCCTCCGCGCTCGCCGGCACCCCGGTGACCGCGTTGACGGTCGTCACCGCCACCGGGTGGGGTCACCGCGCCCGGCAGCGCCTGCAACAGGCGGCTACGCAGGTCGGGCTTCCGGTTCCCGGCATCGTCACCGCCGCCGCAGCGGTCAGCGCCGGTACGGCCACCAGCGGCCGATTCGTGCTGATCGCCACCGCCGCACCCGACCTGACCATCCTCGACCTCGACGACGGCTACCAGCAGGTCGCCCACACCGACATCCACGACCCCGCCCACCCCGACATCGACACCGCCCTACTCGCCCGACTCGCCGACCCACCACCCACCGGCTGGCCCGTCCACCGCGAGATCCACCAGGCCCGAACCGTGCTCGCCGACCGGCCCCGGGCGTCGCTGCTGCTGCCCCCACCACATCCGGCGGCGATCCTCGAACAAGCCGACGTGTCCGCGGCCGCCACCCCACACCTGGCCCGCGTCCCGGACGCCGTCAAACAGGCGCTGACCGACGCCGACCTCGACAGCGCCGATGTCACCACCGTCATCCTCACCGGCGACGACCCGATCCTGCCGTCGCTGGGCGCCGCCCTCACCGCCGCCGGGCTACCCGAACCGACCTTCGTCGACGACCCACACACCATCGCCCGCGGCGCCCTGCGCATCACCCGACCCACGACCGTCACCACTCCCCCGCCGGGAACAACCGCCGCGTCGGGGCGATTGCCGCGTACCCGCATCACCCTGGCCAACCTGGCCCGCGTCGCGATCCTGGCCGCCGCCGGCGTCGCGATCCTGCTACAGACCATCACCACCGCCGACATCGGCCGTATCGGCGGCGACATCACCGGCGTCCTGCTGCCGGTCGAGAACATCGGCTTCGCCGCCGCGTCGGCCGTGCTCACCGCGTGGACCGCCGCCCAACTGGTGCCCACCACCTGGCTGACCGCCGCCCACGCCGACGACGACATCACCACCGGCGCCCTCCTGCGCCGCGGCTATCTGGGTGCCGCCGCTCTCGGCCTCGCCGTCGCCGGACTCTGGGGCCTCGGCGTCGGCGTGGGCGTCGACTTCTACGACCCCGCCTACCTGAGAGCCGCCCTGACCTGCGCCATCCCCCTAGCCGCATGCGCCGCGCTCATCGCCCTGATCGCACCGCGAATCCCCCACGGCGCGATCGTCACGTGGCTCGGCCGGGCGAACCCGCCGGTCACCGCGATCGCCCTCGCCGCCGCCGGCGTCTACCTGCAACGAGCCGCGTTCACCTACACCTTCCCCGCCGATCTGCTGCCCACCTCCGGCCCGACCCAGATCGCCGGAGCCGTCCTGCTCGGCGTCGCGACCGCATTGACCGCCACCCGCCCGCCCCTGCTGCGCATCATCACCGGCGTCGTCCTCGGCGGCGGGTACGCCCTGGTCAGCAGCGTCCACACCATCGAATACCTGACCTGGGCCTACATCGCCGTCCTGCTCTGGTGGGCCGCCACCACCACGATCGCCACCATCACCGCGGCCGCCCCACAGGCCGGAACCTGGATCAAACGACTGACCTGACCGGCCGTCCTGGCAGGTCCGGGTTCTCTCCGGCGAAAGCATCCCGGAACCGACGACGCGCCGACGGCGACTCGGCTCAAGTCGGGGCGGTGCCGGCCGATGGTGCGGATCATGAGAGTCGGCCGGCAACGCGGTGCCGGTGTGCACCGCGCCCTGGTGCATGCCGGGTTCGTCGTGCTGGTTCTCGTCGCGGTGGCCGCGTGGGCGTTCGGTGGCCTGGCCGTACGACTCGGTGTGGTGACGGTGATCGGCGCGCTCCCGGCGGCCGGCATCGCCGTGGGGATGCGGATCAACCGGATCGTCAACCGCACCGCCTGGTATCTGCTGCTCGCCGCGTCGGTGCTGTTCACGATCTTCAACTACCTGTGGTTCGTGCAGCTCGGCCTCGGTCGCGACGTCGGGGCCGACGGACCGGCGAACCTGGTGCTCCAGGTCCTCGCCTACAGCAGCATCATGCTGTCGGCGTTGCAGGTGATCCGCAAACACGGCGAAGGCGACCGGGGCGGCATCATCGACGCGACCCTGCTCGGCGTCGGCCTGATCACCCCGGTCTGGGAGTTCGTGCTGCGCCCGCACCTGCTCGAACTGGACGTGTCAGGTCCCAGCCAGGGCATCTACCTGCTGAAGATGCTGCTGCTGACGGGCACGCTCGGCGCACTGCTGCGGATCGCGCGGACCGCCGGTACCGCCCGCACCTCGTTGATCTACTTCTTCCTCAGCCTCGGCGCGACCGTCGTCAGCGTGGTGTCGTCGTTGTTGTCGACCCGCCCGGGAAGTGACTACTACTCCCCGCTCGTAGACCTGTTCGCGATGATCGGCTATCTGGGGCTGACCGCCGCGGCGCTGCACCCCAGCTCCACCGAGTTCACCCAGCCGGCCGGATGGCGCCGCAACCGCCTGCGGCCGGTACGGCTGTCGCATCTCGGGTTCGTGCTGGCCATGGTGCCGGTCGTCGGCGGCATTCCCGAACTGTTCGGCGGCACCACCGACAACCTGCTGCTGACCTTCGGCACACTGCT of the Actinoplanes sichuanensis genome contains:
- a CDS encoding CHAT domain-containing protein, coding for MNIVTPIDLPWTCPQCDAAQRSAWPAVLSLEDDPSWYRLFQSVALECADCGERTMPDMPVVILAEKVNGVSPIFALLPMPPDESGPQGAAEYLGRYLHPEVVRRAVPVHWPDTADEFGEPFLACLLRREYVADQLALMSDRAPIFEGLSRLMLVGSAAETRAVLSEHPILCGPRTPQALAEYFDRLPALDGGNPLWEAMTTFLTEIRADTDEAALAASVARFAAARGAAVHAMADAGRRHVHWLAEHSHEAGAEWDRIAREADALLGFGGAEKERAELLAIVGTTLLKRPSRTPDDVERAIGYLEEGRELALAIGDAKTANAATTDLVIGLAMCVGSHRPTDLSRAADLAAEVMEYHRAEGDDRRFAQAATNRAVILMRSADGATSQSRAVLEQAAALCREALPLRPRESDPLGWSYTAANLALILQRLAEDQPADHHSALREAIGLLRGVCGTFTACGDHQAATQSTLDFAQALLELAQRIHTAGREQSAILAVERSGVVIPVSEADLDLRFLHLAVKNPARYGIESIAPELQRIIAAAPEGEAAELLAEASAVAQDGVRQAEEFGDTEFRGRFAELAAQIDELRLGRTEQLIESFRRARSLIDPDVTPAAARRMAAELGALLCDHRRWAEARDAYADCLSLQQIELRGVTGRDARLQVVESFPMAARAAAYAAERTGDLADALTTLERTRLQAFEAMVGESGPGRVGLLRWDSPTMADIGRAATLDRPLLYAWNTPAGGAMVLVSKDTTGAVVTRSFPAAASSSDFVAMIYRLDDQSQGLMTAQAGGADLTGPIAEIADALGELMQPIVDAVVADGHDQLAIVPCGPLAVTPWAAAVITDPVSGRRCPVVDVLTLTTAPSAAALLLSRRRVGNSRRKPTDGAVVVLADPERPGLSPLRGARLEADTIARELPGRTVLLKGTAATVSALTGYIEDCWILHLACHGSNRLDESENMRLFLSDGDLTLDAITELPRLDTRLVVLSACQTGHADITRLPDSMVGLPVAFLAAGSAAVVSSLWPVDDLATALLIGRMYQELADMVRIGGTDDVPLALRRAQRWLRDLTADEVPDRLRLARDLCVVPETSYGDDRPFREPYYWAGFSVTGW
- a CDS encoding SDR family oxidoreductase; its protein translation is MSKIWFITGTSRGFGRNFTEAALGRGDKVAATARDTGSLADLVARYGDAILPLALDVTDKDAVATAVTAAHERFGRLDVVVNNAGYGLFGMVEEITEQQLRDQIETNLFGAFFVTQAVLPILRGQGSGHIIQISTIGGIGAFPSLGGYHASKWALEGLTESLSQEVAGLGIKVTLVEPGGFATDWAGSSAVHATPDPAYQPIRDAMAARAGGASYGDPTAAGPALLQIVDAENPPLRVLFGSQPTQIVKHLYAQRLQTWADWEPVSHAAQG
- a CDS encoding TetR/AcrR family transcriptional regulator, producing the protein MNLRERKKLEAWRAIRAAALKLFAERGYDAVNVEQIAAAANVSRATYFNYFASKEAVVFDQDPQERETLRAMMDARPTGESLWESLSAIMIGLNERLADRMPLQRRLKTQSPALAQSTQDFGEQFRADLTDWARNRAGDSLTTTLQLNLLSAATATAYQTWKPDEPFEEYLHRLRECLRQAGAGVSAL
- a CDS encoding ATP-binding protein; its protein translation is MPADVFPAGGTKWSISVFLTGVRSLPSIQAAMTRAGDPMVFIFRRAFGHDDPAAPLRRMVQAALIEHLGADGDDAWVDDVLITVSELTQNVGQHTGGGGELTLSGTDDGILIEVTDTTSTPPRLRRPDARQAGGRGLLLIDAMALNWGTRHRPDGKTVWALMPAPMTAGSVPV
- a CDS encoding acetate and sugar kinases/Hsc70/actin family protein, whose amino-acid sequence is MPATDLHLAVDIAPWWITAVYEHDGTVHPVYFAGHARLPSGVIPDPATGTLLTGTTALTAGLRDADDYRPDPMASVHDGTDTTAVAAVLAHVATHASALAGTPVTALTVVTATGWGHRARQRLQQAATQVGLPVPGIVTAAAAVSAGTATSGRFVLIATAAPDLTILDLDDGYQQVAHTDIHDPAHPDIDTALLARLADPPPTGWPVHREIHQARTVLADRPRASLLLPPPHPAAILEQADVSAAATPHLARVPDAVKQALTDADLDSADVTTVILTGDDPILPSLGAALTAAGLPEPTFVDDPHTIARGALRITRPTTVTTPPPGTTAASGRLPRTRITLANLARVAILAAAGVAILLQTITTADIGRIGGDITGVLLPVENIGFAAASAVLTAWTAAQLVPTTWLTAAHADDDITTGALLRRGYLGAAALGLAVAGLWGLGVGVGVDFYDPAYLRAALTCAIPLAACAALIALIAPRIPHGAIVTWLGRANPPVTAIALAAAGVYLQRAAFTYTFPADLLPTSGPTQIAGAVLLGVATALTATRPPLLRIITGVVLGGGYALVSSVHTIEYLTWAYIAVLLWWAATTTIATITAAAPQAGTWIKRLT
- a CDS encoding HIT domain-containing protein, whose amino-acid sequence is MTAEPAERVSDFYCDQALSGRTPITVVAETETVLAFEHTRPSWPVHIVVVPKQHTPSLIRLGEGGEDLLLEVLRVVRQVAERVRQEHGAACVMTNEGAYQDSKHLHFHVLFRGDPPEGPT
- a CDS encoding right-handed parallel beta-helix repeat-containing protein; amino-acid sequence: MTSQNRRGLITGTLAGAGLAAGGMIFGQPTAALAASEGLVVITPSGDPTGVTDHAAIQDALSEVNRQVLLSAGEFRINQPIVVRSNQRLIGAGAQATKIIQVGTGHGITSVSSSAINYVTIAGLSLIGQYVPTDTPPADGPSGIHLAPGPAEGPSNITIEDCVVKNWGDCGVHLTAVIASRITRVQSVKNGGNGFYVTKTATAAATSLSFEACYVLGNRKNGYELDYVSYSTLNACAVDGGLRGYALYNCSAVTLTSCGAEVFTDVGFLLRNSRGCSLFSPYTFKGAKTGIHIGASTVNVTIGGAVQSDPASATVPALTNFIVSEAGSSAVLWGVTRTSPNALAGKTTNLDGTA
- a CDS encoding BTAD domain-containing putative transcriptional regulator, with the translated sequence MSDDVRRKTAELTRQPTVWPAPPPPDDSRRRTGRVLRALPGVLALAIVPPLLLTLVFGPPAGLLPSWAQITAFVTDGRRPDGTRLIVGAVAVLLWLIWTIMMLLLAGSVLTVVAGWRLPRWRLPAPLHRMLFGLAGTAVVAVATTPTGGGPAPSPATAAATSGDSILPRGTVTVMVGQTRFEYEVRRGDSLSRIARRWLGDADRWPEICRLNRHRHQTGGARLTDCDLIQPGWHLRLPADARPPAGTRTTPPPRPPTTRPTAPETSAEPPTAPTRDAATPTASPATTVPTATTPGPDREDPPVPDAASSSEDGIRLPSGTLLTWGSATAIAGAAALIWARRRRGRPQPGEVVVLPAPTVPEPIDTIRRHVSGNPVPAAAVPSLPLHPVGVEGPGADGAVRGLILAALTADQPADVIIDRDVCGDLLGPDEAGWSRLSVTRDFPDTLAAVDGQLLHRSRVLAERQGQQALPPILVVARAADATGEHARITLSLAHGLDITAVLLGGWPHGTTHTVTADGRTSDSDERALPGRVDVIGRDDALGILAGISPTPATVSVIPETPAPASATSVQVRVLGVPRIDGIVHPGRPLRAKAAELAVYLACFPNGADSDTLVEHLHGDARQRQARQRLHTNASNLRHVLARAGGPLRGGYLLKRGTTDRYRLDPATVQVDLWQLRDLLNKARRTTAPERLDLLRQACDLYVAPLADGHDYEWIDDQRRHAHRWGVEAHLLLAEALLPDEPQAAAEILDKAITLDPYNEDLYRTAMRARHALGDHDGVRALLQALTTVLIDLDTEPTSETVRLARSLAPAVR